The nucleotide window GGATGCGCTGGCACCGGCAGAGCGCTATCACTTAATTGCAGAGGCAATGAAGTTTGCGTTTGCTGATCGCGCACATTGGTTGGGCGACAGTGATTTTACCAAAGTGCCATTGAGCTTGGCGGATAAACGCTATGCACAAACGATCGCGAAAAAAATTAGCTTGGAAAAAACCACTGCCGATATTGCACATGGCAACCCTGATGTAGACATCCAACATTTAATGAATAAACACACTACACATATCGCTGCTGCCGATATGGACGGTAATTGGGTGGCGATCACCTCAACCGTCAATACCAGCTTTGGTAGCAAAGTGGTTATTCCCGGAACCGGTGTGGTGTTAAATAATCAGATGGATGATTTTTCTGCACAAGTTGGTGCGGCTAACGCGTTTGGTTTGGTGGGATCAGATGCAAATGCCGTTGCTGCAAAAAAGCGCCCGCTATCCAGTATGAGCCCGACATTGGTATTTAAAAACAATGAGCCGGTCATGACTCTGGGGGCAGCAGGTGGGCCTACGATTATTTCGCAAGTGGTACAAACGTTATTGTATTCGCTTAACGATTCAATGCCGGTTGAAAAAGCCATGGCACAAGCGCGTATTCATCAACAGTGGAATCCCAATGTGTTATTTGTAGAGGCGGCTATGCCCGTTGAAATCCAACAAGCACTTCAGAAAAAAGGTCATGATTTAAAAATATGGCCAAGCATGGGTGCATCGCAAGCGATTCAATTACGGGATGGAAAATTAGTTCCAGTTGCTGAACCGCGTGTGATTTTACAAAACCAAAAGAAAAATTGACCTGCGCATTAACCATAGTGAATCGCTGATAACAGATGGGGCAAGGTTAGTTTTTTCGTGAAAATAATTCCTGTTCAATCACGTGCAATAACTGTTTATAGCCTGCGCTAAGTGTTTTTCGCACTTGGCGCACATCCACATAATAGGCGGCACGTTTTCCGTGATACTCCACAGTCGGGCCGATCGGTGTGAAATGAATGCCTACAAATCCAAGGCTACGCGCAAGCCTTGGTTCCATCATCACGAATACATGATGCAGTCTGCTTTTGTAACAAATGGCAATCGCCGATAAATATAAACTGATAGCGATATAAGGGAAGAAACGTAATTCTTGCGTAGAAAATGTGTGCTCGTTAATAACCCCGGTTGCACTTCCTTCAATTTGGTCTGTTTGGCGTTTGCGAAATGTGGCGGGTACAGCAAGGCGCGATATTTCGCAAATTTGGTGCGGTAAAAAATAGCGCGGCGTTAAGTGTTCGTGCGTTATCGCATGGGCGCAATAGGCTTCAATGGGTAACAGCTCTTGTGTGTGGCTGCTGGTAATGACCCGTAACGTGCCTGCCATTGTGTTGGTGCTTACGTGACGAATAAAACAGTGTAATGAATGCGCATCAAAACTATCTTGTTCCAGCTGTTGTGCATTGGTTTCTTCAAAATGCAATTCTTCACAGTACACCTGATGCCGCAATGCGTAGACTTCTTGTTTGAGCTCTGCTGATCTTGCAATGCCGGGAATCAAATAATTAGAAAAATGTTGTGCGATAAGCAGTGCTTGGTCGCTAGCAAGAGCGGCTGCGCTTTGTTTGGATTCGGGGTTGGAGTGCGGAGCGTGTTGTGATGCCTTGTGTTCGCGATTGTGTGTAGGCGTTGTGGTAGTGGAGTGTGTAACGGGTGAAGAACGCTCACCAGAGGGCTGTTTCATAAAAAATCCTTATGCATGTATCCAACAATGATCTTCTTTAGTCTAGAACCTGTCCTGTGTTTTGGCTCGACCAATTTATTCTATAGACCGTGCTGCATATGCAAAGTTTTTTGTTTTATGAAATCCACTCGACTGTATTGTTTTGATGACGGAGTCTGTTTTGGTAACGGCAGTATCGCTCCGATAAGCTTTACTGCCGTTAATATCAAACGCTCATAATGGTTTGAATGTTAGTGATCGTGATCGCCTGCAGGCTCTGCAACACCTAACCAAGTGATTTTATTTGGCACAAAATCCAATTGAATCGTATCGATAACCTTTGCTTCATCCAAATCAATTTGTTTAATTTGGTTGGCGATGGGGTCGCTCACATAAGCGAGATGACCAGGTGTTAATGCCAATTCAAATTTACTGCCAGCGGGTAAGGCGGCAAGGTTGCTGGTGATGGTTTGCACCTGGCCTATTACACTCCAATCGTCAGCATTCAAAATAGTCAACTTGCCTTGGTTGTCCAGAATTACAAACAACTCGCCGTCGCCCGCAAAATCATAGGCAAGCGCAGTAGCGGCTGGTGTCACACTCGCATCAGTCCAGTTAATCGCGGTAATCATATTGGTGCTGGTATTGACCGCAAAAAATTGCCCCGCTGCAATGCCAACAAACTCGTCTGCAGCGTGATCGCCTAGCAGCGTACCGATACGGGTAGTGCCGGTGAAACTGGCGGGGTTGGCAATTTTATGTGCTGCGAATGTTTCACCGGTTTGGGTGATTACCAACACGCCATCGGTACAGCCAAAGGTGATTTGGGTTTCATTTTGTGCACTGCCGTGCAAGCCTGGGCAGGTTTCGCTGAAGATACTTTCATCAGTAAAGTAACCATTATGTGCACGATAAACCGCCACACGGTCGGGCAGTGTGCTGGTGGTGGCTGGATCGCGCAGGGTAGAAATCAAATAATCGCCACGCCCCTGTGCTGCACCGTGCATATGGGTAGTGTATTCCAGCAGTGTGCCCGCTGTATTGTTGGCGATATCTGCTTCGGTAAATACGCCGACGCTCGCGGGTGTTGTGGTTGCAGCATTGCCGTCAAAAAAAATCACGGATTGTTTATCAGTACCGGTGAAATGGGTCGGGCGTGATTTGTTGGTGCTGAACTGCATTTGCACGGGTGCTTGTTCATAATCATGCAGGTGATCGCCGTGATCTTCTTGCCATAGACCGCTATCAATTACATCCACACGGTCAGCGGTGCGTTGCACGACAAAACCATAACGGTTATTCGGGCTAGCGTAGAGTGCCGCAGGGGCTTCACTCACAGTCACTTCATGTAAAACAGTTTTTTCATTGATATCGACAACGCTGACTTTTGCCTGATCTTTTATGGAGATCAGTAAGCGCCCCAGGCTCAGTTCTTCGTCGTGATCGTGGTCGTGATCATCGTCATGGTCATGATCGTCTTCAATAGGAATTGGATCGCGTTCGACAATCTTGGTATCGCCGCCGCCACACGCGGTTAATACAACAGGGAGTGTCAGAGCCAGTAACCATGGCGAAATATTTGCCGGAGCTGTTAATAATTTTTTAAACATCATCATTACCTTTGATTGATAAATATTAGAAATTGCCGCTGATGCCCAGTGCATAACTGCGTGCCGGTAAAGGCGCTTTGTCTTTCAGGAAGGATGCATGTACGCGCGCATACTCGTCTGTCAGATTGTTGCCTTTGACATAGATCTTCAGGTTGTCGCTGATGGCGTAACTGATTTGTGTGTCAACCAATGTGTACGCATCGGATGTGGTTTCCAGTGCAGCAATATTGTTTTGTTCAAAATAATGTTGGCCGCTGATTTCTGCGCGCCATTTGCCCAGCTCGTATTCGGCTCTGGCACCAACGCGCAAAGGGGGAATACGCGGCAAATCGCTATTGCCTTCTAACGAATCTTTAAGTGTTGCGCGAATGTAGTCACTGGTGAGGCTCAGTTTTACGGCGGACGTGAACTGCCAAATTACTTCACCTTCAAAGCCATACAGTTCTGCATCTTGTGCTTGATAAATAAAAACGGGCAATTCACTTGCATGATCGTGATCATCTTCGCCTGCTTCTTCTGCGTGATCATGCGCGTGTTCACTTTCGCGTGTCATACCGGTGTTAGCTAGGTAATAATAATCATCAATACGGTTGTAAAACGCGTTAAGGATAAAGCCGACATCGCCCTCAAATTTTCTTAATGACAGATCAATATTGTTGGATGTTTCGGGTTTCACTTCGCTGCGGGCCAGATCAAAATGGAACTCGCCATCTTCATCTTCTACTAGCGTCAGCAATGCGCCAACCTCGTATAAGCCTGAACCTATGTGCGGGCCAAATGACAATAACTCTGCAGCAGAAGGTGTTCTTTCGGCATGAGTGTAAGAGAGACCGATGTTATAACCGGGAGTGAAATCCCACACCAATCCGGCGGATGCACTGAATGGGGTTGATTCGTGATCGATAGAAAATACACGCAGAT belongs to Cellvibrio sp. pealriver and includes:
- a CDS encoding PEP-CTERM/exosortase system-associated acyltransferase, whose translation is MKQPSGERSSPVTHSTTTTPTHNREHKASQHAPHSNPESKQSAAALASDQALLIAQHFSNYLIPGIARSAELKQEVYALRHQVYCEELHFEETNAQQLEQDSFDAHSLHCFIRHVSTNTMAGTLRVITSSHTQELLPIEAYCAHAITHEHLTPRYFLPHQICEISRLAVPATFRKRQTDQIEGSATGVINEHTFSTQELRFFPYIAISLYLSAIAICYKSRLHHVFVMMEPRLARSLGFVGIHFTPIGPTVEYHGKRAAYYVDVRQVRKTLSAGYKQLLHVIEQELFSRKN
- a CDS encoding 5-methyltetrahydrofolate--homocysteine methyltransferase, whose protein sequence is MHWASAAISNIYQSKVMMMFKKLLTAPANISPWLLALTLPVVLTACGGGDTKIVERDPIPIEDDHDHDDDHDHDHDEELSLGRLLISIKDQAKVSVVDINEKTVLHEVTVSEAPAALYASPNNRYGFVVQRTADRVDVIDSGLWQEDHGDHLHDYEQAPVQMQFSTNKSRPTHFTGTDKQSVIFFDGNAATTTPASVGVFTEADIANNTAGTLLEYTTHMHGAAQGRGDYLISTLRDPATTSTLPDRVAVYRAHNGYFTDESIFSETCPGLHGSAQNETQITFGCTDGVLVITQTGETFAAHKIANPASFTGTTRIGTLLGDHAADEFVGIAAGQFFAVNTSTNMITAINWTDASVTPAATALAYDFAGDGELFVILDNQGKLTILNADDWSVIGQVQTITSNLAALPAGSKFELALTPGHLAYVSDPIANQIKQIDLDEAKVIDTIQLDFVPNKITWLGVAEPAGDHDH